From the genome of Rathayibacter sp. VKM Ac-2759, one region includes:
- a CDS encoding DUF3145 domain-containing protein, with protein sequence MVAQQTRGVLFVHSAPRALCPHLEWGAGRALGRPVNFTWIEQPVLRGTQRAEFVWEGPPGTGATIASALRGWEDVRYEVTEEPSPGIDGGRWMHTPALGIFYAQTDSAGNTVIPEDRIRSAMETAGADPIELHRELRLALGQAWEDELEPFRYASDFAPVIWMHSVG encoded by the coding sequence ATGGTGGCGCAACAGACCCGGGGTGTGCTCTTCGTGCACTCCGCCCCCCGCGCGCTCTGCCCCCACCTCGAGTGGGGAGCGGGTCGCGCTCTCGGTCGACCCGTGAACTTCACGTGGATCGAGCAGCCCGTGCTGCGCGGCACCCAGCGAGCCGAGTTCGTCTGGGAGGGCCCGCCCGGCACCGGAGCGACGATCGCCTCCGCCCTCCGCGGCTGGGAGGACGTCCGCTACGAGGTCACCGAGGAGCCGTCCCCCGGCATCGACGGCGGACGCTGGATGCACACGCCCGCCCTCGGCATCTTCTACGCGCAGACCGACAGCGCCGGCAACACCGTCATCCCTGAGGACCGCATCCGCTCCGCCATGGAGACCGCCGGCGCCGACCCGATCGAGCTCCACCGCGAGCTCCGCCTCGCCCTCGGCCAGGCCTGGGAGGACGAACTCGAGCCCTTCCGCTACGCGAGCGACTTCGCGCCGGTGATCTGGATGCACAGCGTCGGCTGA
- a CDS encoding ACP S-malonyltransferase, with product MIVVVAPGQGSQTPGFLAPWLADPSVAEQVASHSEAVGIDLAAHGTDSDADTLRDTAVAQPLIVSAGLVTLTALLGDGRRDRIAGIAGHSVGEITAAAGAGVLSEPDALVFVRERARAMAAAAATTPTAMSAVLGGDEEALLARLAELGLEPANYNGGGQIVVAGATDALQALKDEPVPGTRVIPLQVAGAFHTRYMAPARDELASVAAAITPSDPTLRLWTNRDGSVVTSGAAFLDLLVGQVASPVRWDLCMAAFADAGVTGLIELAPTGALVGLAKRGLKGLPTLAVKTPDDLGAARAFIDEHAA from the coding sequence GTGATCGTCGTCGTCGCCCCGGGTCAGGGCTCCCAGACCCCCGGATTCCTCGCGCCCTGGCTGGCCGACCCCTCGGTGGCCGAGCAGGTCGCCTCGCACTCGGAGGCGGTGGGGATCGATCTCGCGGCCCACGGCACGGACTCGGATGCGGACACCCTCCGCGACACCGCCGTCGCCCAGCCGCTGATCGTCTCCGCCGGCCTCGTCACCTTGACCGCGCTGCTCGGCGACGGCCGACGCGACCGCATCGCGGGCATCGCCGGTCACTCGGTCGGCGAGATCACGGCCGCCGCCGGCGCCGGAGTGCTCAGCGAACCGGACGCTCTCGTCTTCGTCCGCGAGCGGGCCCGCGCCATGGCCGCCGCCGCGGCGACGACTCCGACCGCGATGAGCGCCGTCCTCGGCGGTGACGAGGAGGCGCTCCTCGCGCGCCTCGCCGAGCTCGGTCTCGAGCCCGCCAACTACAACGGCGGCGGCCAGATCGTCGTCGCCGGTGCCACGGACGCGCTCCAGGCCCTCAAGGACGAGCCCGTCCCCGGGACCCGCGTGATCCCGCTGCAGGTCGCCGGCGCCTTCCACACCCGCTACATGGCGCCCGCGCGCGACGAGCTCGCCTCCGTCGCGGCCGCGATCACGCCCTCCGACCCGACGCTGCGCCTCTGGACCAACCGCGACGGCTCTGTCGTCACCTCCGGAGCGGCGTTCCTCGATCTGCTCGTCGGTCAGGTCGCCTCCCCCGTGCGCTGGGACCTCTGCATGGCGGCGTTCGCCGACGCGGGCGTCACCGGCCTCATCGAACTCGCGCCGACCGGAGCCCTCGTCGGCCTGGCCAAGCGCGGCCTCAAGGGCCTCCCGACCCTTGCCGTGAAGACACCTGACGATCTGGGCGCCGCCCGCGCCTTCATCGACGAGCACGCCGCGTAG
- a CDS encoding helix-turn-helix domain-containing protein, whose product MPSERSAPRPGAPKTKEQTLAWLRTIAGELATQTIKRLEDTLPWYGSMPPGRRSSVGLVAQAGITSFISWFDDPSATAWIAADVFGAAPRELLRSVSLTQTLQLIKVTVEVVEDRVKNGGVDLREAILLYSREIAFAAADVYARAAEARGLWDARLEALVVDSILTGEADDELPSRIAALGWHGHGEVAVLVGTAPKMLDVDQLRRTARHMAADVLIGVQGSRLVLVIGRAEPSESATEESGPPVAFLEIAEALEPGFGTGHLVLGHEVPTLVEASRSARAALAGFAVARSWRNAPRPVNADDLLPERALAGDPLARQSLITQIYRPLQKHSTELLTTLWAYLDNGRSLEATARELFVHPNTVRYRLKRVAEVIGWDATGAREALILQSALILGSMSDPDGAVRRRPTRK is encoded by the coding sequence CTGCCCTCGGAGCGCTCGGCCCCCCGGCCGGGCGCTCCGAAGACCAAGGAGCAGACCCTCGCGTGGCTGCGCACGATCGCGGGCGAACTCGCGACGCAGACCATCAAGCGCCTCGAGGACACGCTGCCCTGGTACGGCAGCATGCCTCCTGGGCGGCGCTCCTCCGTGGGGCTCGTCGCCCAGGCCGGCATCACGTCGTTCATCTCGTGGTTCGACGACCCGTCGGCCACGGCGTGGATCGCGGCCGACGTGTTCGGCGCGGCTCCGCGCGAGCTGCTGCGCTCGGTCTCACTGACCCAGACGCTCCAGCTCATCAAGGTCACCGTCGAGGTGGTCGAGGACCGGGTGAAGAACGGCGGAGTCGACCTCCGCGAGGCGATCCTGCTCTACTCCCGCGAGATCGCCTTCGCCGCGGCCGACGTCTACGCTCGGGCCGCCGAGGCCCGCGGCCTGTGGGACGCCCGCCTCGAGGCCCTCGTCGTCGACTCGATCCTCACGGGCGAAGCCGACGACGAGCTCCCGAGCCGGATCGCGGCCCTGGGCTGGCACGGTCACGGCGAGGTCGCCGTGCTCGTCGGCACCGCGCCCAAGATGCTCGACGTCGACCAGCTGCGCCGGACGGCGCGCCACATGGCCGCCGACGTCCTCATCGGCGTCCAGGGCAGCCGGCTCGTCCTGGTCATCGGCCGGGCCGAGCCGAGCGAGAGCGCCACGGAGGAGAGCGGCCCGCCGGTCGCGTTCCTCGAGATCGCGGAGGCGCTCGAGCCGGGATTCGGGACGGGTCACCTCGTCCTCGGCCACGAGGTCCCGACGCTCGTCGAGGCGTCGCGCAGCGCCCGTGCCGCCCTCGCCGGCTTCGCGGTCGCCCGCTCGTGGCGCAACGCGCCGCGCCCGGTCAACGCCGACGATCTGCTCCCGGAGCGGGCCCTCGCGGGCGATCCCCTCGCCCGCCAGAGCCTCATCACGCAGATCTACCGCCCGCTGCAGAAGCACTCGACCGAGCTGCTGACGACGCTGTGGGCCTATCTCGACAACGGCCGCTCCCTCGAGGCGACCGCACGCGAGCTGTTCGTGCACCCGAACACCGTGCGCTACCGCCTCAAGCGGGTCGCCGAGGTCATCGGCTGGGATGCGACGGGCGCACGCGAGGCCCTCATCCTCCAGTCGGCCCTCATCCTCGGCTCGATGAGCGATCCGGACGGCGCCGTGCGCAGGCGCCCCACGCGCAAGTGA
- a CDS encoding peroxiredoxin: protein MALEKLTLAPDFELANQYGERIQLGDFLGRRNVALVFFPLAFSGTCTGEFCALRENLALFEHADVELIGISVDSKHTLRAWGEKQGYDFTLLSDFWPHGDVAKQYGVFMEAKGYATRATFLIDKEGVIRDTFMTAPGEARSIDAYRAAIDALAPAHA, encoded by the coding sequence ATGGCTCTCGAGAAGCTCACGCTGGCCCCCGATTTCGAACTCGCGAACCAGTACGGCGAGCGCATCCAGCTCGGCGACTTCCTCGGGCGGCGCAACGTCGCCCTCGTCTTCTTCCCTCTCGCCTTCTCGGGCACCTGCACCGGTGAGTTCTGCGCGCTGCGCGAGAACCTGGCGCTGTTCGAGCACGCCGACGTCGAGCTGATCGGCATCTCGGTCGACTCGAAGCACACTCTGCGCGCCTGGGGCGAGAAGCAGGGCTACGACTTCACCCTCCTGTCGGACTTCTGGCCGCACGGCGACGTCGCCAAGCAGTACGGAGTGTTCATGGAGGCGAAGGGCTACGCCACGCGCGCGACCTTTCTCATCGACAAGGAGGGCGTCATCCGCGACACCTTCATGACGGCTCCCGGCGAGGCCCGCTCCATCGACGCGTACCGCGCCGCCATCGACGCCCTGGCCCCGGCGCACGCCTGA
- the fabF gene encoding beta-ketoacyl-ACP synthase II, with product MTKKIVVTGIGASTPLGGTARASWDALLAGESGVRTIEADWVAQHDLPVTFAAQAKVRPEEVLSRPEAKRLDPSSQFALISAREAWADSGLADADVDPLRVGVDYSTGIGGLWTLLDAWDTLRERGPRRVLPMTIPMLMPNAAAAAISMSIPSRAYARTDVSACASSTEAIANAYEHLQRGLADVVIAGGTESVVHPLPIAAFAAMQALSRRNDDPATASRPYDVSRDGFVLGEGAGTLILETEEHALARGARIYAELAGGAVTSDSYHITAPDPEGSAAARAMIEALEQAGAERTDVTHVNAHATSTPVGDIAEYRALARVFGDHLPNIAVSATKAATGHLLGGTGALEAIFTVLALHERTAPPTINLTEQDPQIPLDVVTSPRPLGDGPHVALSNSFGFGGHNAVAAFRSV from the coding sequence ATGACCAAGAAGATCGTCGTCACCGGAATCGGTGCCAGCACCCCCCTGGGTGGGACCGCCCGGGCCTCCTGGGACGCCCTGCTCGCCGGCGAGTCCGGGGTCCGGACCATCGAGGCCGACTGGGTCGCCCAGCACGATCTCCCCGTCACGTTCGCTGCACAGGCCAAGGTGCGCCCGGAGGAGGTGCTCTCCCGCCCCGAGGCGAAGCGCCTCGATCCGTCCAGCCAGTTCGCGCTGATCTCGGCGCGCGAGGCGTGGGCCGACTCCGGTCTCGCCGACGCCGACGTCGACCCGCTGCGCGTCGGAGTGGACTACTCGACCGGGATCGGCGGTCTCTGGACCCTGCTCGACGCCTGGGACACCCTCCGCGAGCGCGGACCCCGCCGGGTCCTCCCCATGACGATCCCGATGCTCATGCCCAACGCCGCAGCAGCCGCGATCAGCATGTCCATCCCCTCCCGCGCCTACGCGCGCACCGACGTGTCGGCCTGCGCCTCGAGCACGGAGGCGATCGCCAACGCCTACGAGCACCTCCAGCGCGGCCTCGCCGACGTGGTCATCGCGGGCGGCACCGAATCGGTCGTGCACCCGCTGCCCATCGCCGCCTTCGCCGCGATGCAGGCCCTGTCGCGCCGCAACGACGATCCGGCGACCGCCTCCCGCCCCTACGACGTCTCCCGCGACGGCTTCGTCCTCGGCGAAGGCGCCGGGACCCTCATCCTCGAGACCGAGGAGCACGCCCTCGCCCGCGGCGCCCGCATCTACGCCGAGCTCGCCGGCGGAGCCGTGACCAGCGACTCGTACCACATCACCGCGCCCGACCCCGAGGGGTCCGCGGCCGCCCGCGCCATGATCGAGGCCCTCGAGCAGGCCGGAGCCGAGCGCACCGACGTCACCCACGTCAACGCTCACGCCACCAGCACCCCCGTCGGCGACATCGCCGAGTACCGGGCCCTCGCCCGCGTCTTCGGCGACCACCTCCCGAACATCGCCGTCTCGGCCACCAAGGCCGCCACCGGCCACCTCCTCGGCGGGACCGGAGCCCTCGAGGCGATCTTCACGGTCCTCGCGCTCCACGAGCGCACCGCCCCGCCCACGATCAACCTCACCGAGCAGGACCCGCAGATCCCGCTCGACGTGGTCACGAGCCCGCGGCCGCTCGGCGACGGACCGCATGTCGCCCTTTCGAACTCGTTCGGGTTCGGCGGGCACAATGCTGTCGCCGCGTTCCGGTCGGTGTAG
- a CDS encoding beta-ketoacyl-ACP synthase III, giving the protein MTTPALTQSSGSAYTRILGIGAARGDLVVPNDDLVGPINSSDEWIRQRTGIIERRRASADVQAVDLATTAALEAIEKAGIRPDQIGVVLVSTISNTVQTPSLAALLADRIGANPAPAYDISAACAGYTYGIAQADSFVRSGLAEYVLVVGTEKLSDLVKATDRSISFLLGDGAGAAVVGPSDSAGISKTVWGSDGSKWDTVGMDNPLQAYRDGVAEWPTLRQDGPSVFRWAVWEMAKVAKQALAEAGVEPSDLAAFIPHQANMRIIDELAKQLKLPETVAIGRDIETTGNTSAASIPLATHRLLEEHPELSGGLALQIGFGAGLVFGAQVVVLP; this is encoded by the coding sequence ATGACCACCCCCGCCCTCACCCAGTCCAGCGGCAGCGCGTACACGCGCATCCTCGGCATCGGAGCCGCACGCGGCGATCTCGTCGTGCCGAACGACGACCTCGTCGGCCCGATCAACTCGTCCGACGAGTGGATCCGCCAGCGCACCGGCATCATCGAGCGCCGCCGCGCCTCGGCCGACGTCCAGGCCGTCGACCTCGCGACCACGGCCGCACTCGAGGCGATCGAGAAGGCGGGCATCCGCCCCGACCAGATCGGCGTCGTCCTCGTCTCGACGATCAGCAACACGGTGCAGACCCCGTCGCTCGCGGCGCTGCTCGCCGACCGCATCGGTGCGAACCCCGCACCGGCCTACGACATCTCGGCCGCCTGTGCCGGCTACACCTACGGCATCGCCCAGGCCGACTCGTTCGTCCGGTCCGGCCTCGCCGAGTACGTGCTCGTCGTCGGCACCGAGAAGCTGTCGGACCTCGTCAAGGCGACCGACCGCAGCATCTCGTTCCTGCTGGGCGACGGCGCGGGCGCCGCGGTCGTCGGCCCCAGCGACTCCGCCGGGATCTCGAAGACCGTCTGGGGCTCCGACGGCTCCAAGTGGGACACGGTCGGCATGGACAACCCGCTGCAGGCCTACCGCGACGGCGTCGCCGAGTGGCCGACCCTCCGCCAGGACGGCCCCTCGGTCTTCCGCTGGGCGGTCTGGGAGATGGCGAAGGTCGCGAAGCAGGCGCTGGCGGAGGCGGGGGTCGAGCCCTCGGACCTCGCCGCGTTCATCCCGCACCAGGCCAACATGCGCATCATCGACGAGCTCGCCAAGCAGCTGAAGCTGCCCGAGACCGTGGCGATCGGCCGCGACATCGAGACGACCGGGAACACCTCAGCGGCGTCCATCCCGCTGGCGACCCACCGCCTGCTCGAGGAGCACCCGGAGCTCAGCGGCGGACTCGCCCTGCAGATCGGATTCGGCGCCGGACTCGTCTTCGGCGCGCAGGTCGTGGTGCTCCCTTAG
- a CDS encoding helix-turn-helix transcriptional regulator codes for MSVRDGLLALLTLGPAYGLQLHAELLDRAAHRRRVNVGQIYSTLERLRERGLVTGAGSTEDGLPLHALTESGRAEAIAWLTGVGASPAEDWDDVLDRILLASSLPGADLDSVLEAYSSAPLDGSDPLDEHPQRRLAARASLVRDEALRHLLDAARDELSKGEASSGVRGFAVERPRRGRRAGSRDETGTGAVA; via the coding sequence GTGTCGGTCCGCGACGGTCTGCTGGCTCTCCTCACCCTCGGGCCGGCCTACGGTCTCCAGCTGCACGCCGAGCTGCTCGATCGGGCGGCGCATCGGCGCCGGGTGAACGTCGGGCAGATCTACTCGACGCTCGAGCGCCTCCGCGAGCGGGGGCTCGTCACGGGCGCCGGCTCCACCGAGGACGGCCTGCCTCTGCACGCGTTGACCGAGAGCGGCCGGGCGGAGGCGATCGCCTGGCTGACCGGCGTGGGCGCCTCCCCCGCCGAGGACTGGGACGACGTGCTCGACCGGATCCTGCTCGCCTCGAGCCTGCCCGGCGCCGATCTCGACTCCGTGCTGGAGGCCTACTCGAGCGCCCCGCTCGACGGCTCCGATCCGCTCGACGAGCATCCGCAGCGCCGCCTCGCCGCTCGCGCCTCCCTCGTGCGCGACGAGGCCCTGCGCCACCTCCTCGATGCCGCTCGCGACGAGCTGTCGAAGGGCGAGGCGTCGTCGGGCGTGCGCGGCTTCGCCGTCGAGCGCCCGCGTCGCGGCCGGCGGGCGGGGAGCCGGGACGAGACAGGGACGGGCGCCGTCGCCTAG
- the aceE gene encoding pyruvate dehydrogenase (acetyl-transferring), homodimeric type: MTVNDQDPYSVGHVDSDPEETSEWNESLDALVEERGAGRGRDVMLSLLKRSKELHLGVPMVPTTDYINTIAAENEPDFPGDEDVERRYRAWIRWNAAILVHRAQRPGIGVGGHISTYASSASLYEVGFNHFFRGQDHPGGGDQIFIQGHASPGPYARAFLEGRLSEHQLDGFRQEKSHQGGGLSSYPHPRLMPEFWQFPTVSMGLGPINAIYQAQANKYLTNRGIKDASDQQVWAFLGDGEMDEVESRGQLQVAANDGLDNLNFIVNCNLQRLDGPVRGNGKIVQELESYFRGAGWNVIKLIWGREWDDLLARDTEGALLDLMNKTPDGDFQTYKTEDGAYVRENFFGRDERAKKLVEDYSDEQIWGLRRGGHDYRKIYAAMKAATEHKGQPTVILAHTIKGYGLGRSFEGRNATHQMKKMTLDNLKGFRDTMRIPITDAQLEENPYLPPYYHPGQNDEAIEYLQERRRALGGYLPERRSKYTQLNLPDDSAYAIGKKGSGTQEVATTMAFVRILKDILRSKDFGNRVVPIIPDEARTFGMDAFFPNAKIYNPRGQHYTSVDRELLLAYKESPQGQILHVGINEAGALAAFTAVGTSYSTQGEPLIPVYVFYSMFGFQRTGDAIWAAGDMMTRGFMIGATAGRTTLTGEGLQHADGHSPILAATNPAVVSYDPAYGYEIAHIVQSGLDRMYGGKHDDPNVMYYIAVYNEPIVQPKEPEDVDVEGIVRGIHRVSWGQWDGPKAQILASGVAVPWAIEAQKLLADDWGVSADVWSVTSWNELRRDGIKAEHHNFLHPEDEAQVPYVTQKLADAKGPFVAVSDFSHQVPDQLRQFIPGDFATLGADDFGFSDTRAAARRYFKIDGPSVVVRTLQLLAKRGEVDPSLAVQAIEKYQLLDVNAGTTGNAGGES; encoded by the coding sequence GTGACTGTTAACGATCAGGACCCGTATTCCGTCGGACACGTTGACTCGGATCCCGAGGAAACGTCGGAGTGGAACGAGTCGCTGGACGCGCTCGTCGAGGAGCGGGGGGCGGGTCGCGGACGTGACGTCATGCTCAGCCTCCTCAAGCGCTCCAAAGAGCTGCACCTCGGCGTGCCGATGGTCCCGACCACGGACTACATCAACACGATCGCTGCCGAGAACGAGCCCGACTTCCCGGGCGACGAGGACGTCGAGCGCCGCTACCGCGCCTGGATCCGCTGGAACGCGGCCATCCTGGTGCACCGCGCGCAGCGCCCCGGCATCGGGGTCGGCGGCCACATCTCGACGTACGCGTCGAGCGCGTCGCTCTACGAGGTCGGCTTCAACCACTTCTTCCGCGGCCAGGACCACCCGGGCGGCGGCGACCAGATCTTCATCCAGGGCCACGCCTCCCCCGGCCCCTACGCGCGCGCCTTCCTCGAGGGACGCCTGAGCGAGCACCAGCTCGACGGCTTCCGCCAGGAGAAGTCGCACCAGGGCGGCGGACTCTCGAGCTACCCGCACCCGCGCCTCATGCCGGAGTTCTGGCAGTTCCCGACCGTCTCGATGGGCCTCGGCCCGATCAACGCGATCTACCAGGCGCAGGCCAACAAGTACCTCACCAACCGCGGCATCAAGGACGCCTCCGACCAGCAGGTCTGGGCGTTCCTCGGCGACGGCGAGATGGACGAGGTCGAGTCGCGCGGTCAGCTGCAGGTCGCGGCGAACGACGGACTCGACAACCTCAACTTCATCGTCAACTGCAACCTGCAGCGCCTCGACGGCCCCGTCCGCGGCAACGGCAAGATCGTCCAGGAGCTCGAGTCGTACTTCCGCGGCGCCGGCTGGAACGTCATCAAGCTCATCTGGGGCCGCGAGTGGGACGACCTGCTCGCCCGCGACACCGAGGGCGCGCTGCTCGACCTGATGAACAAGACGCCCGACGGCGACTTCCAGACCTACAAGACGGAGGACGGCGCGTACGTCCGCGAGAACTTCTTCGGCCGCGACGAGCGCGCCAAGAAGCTGGTCGAGGACTACTCGGACGAGCAGATCTGGGGCCTCCGCCGCGGTGGTCACGACTACCGCAAGATCTACGCCGCCATGAAGGCCGCGACCGAGCACAAGGGCCAGCCGACGGTCATCCTCGCGCACACCATCAAGGGCTACGGTCTCGGCCGCAGCTTCGAGGGCCGCAACGCGACCCACCAGATGAAGAAGATGACGCTCGACAACCTGAAGGGCTTCCGCGACACGATGCGGATCCCGATCACGGATGCGCAGCTCGAGGAGAACCCCTACCTCCCGCCGTACTACCACCCCGGTCAGAACGACGAGGCGATCGAGTACCTGCAGGAGCGCCGCCGCGCGCTCGGCGGCTACCTGCCCGAGCGCCGCTCGAAGTACACGCAGCTCAACCTGCCGGACGACTCCGCCTACGCGATCGGCAAGAAGGGCTCGGGAACGCAGGAGGTCGCCACCACCATGGCGTTCGTGCGCATCCTGAAGGACATCCTCCGCTCGAAGGACTTCGGCAACCGCGTCGTCCCGATCATCCCCGACGAGGCGCGCACCTTCGGGATGGACGCGTTCTTCCCGAACGCGAAGATCTACAACCCCCGCGGGCAGCACTACACCTCGGTCGACCGCGAGCTGCTGCTGGCGTACAAGGAGAGCCCCCAGGGGCAGATCCTGCACGTCGGCATCAACGAGGCGGGCGCCCTCGCGGCGTTCACCGCGGTCGGCACCTCCTACTCGACGCAGGGCGAGCCGCTCATCCCGGTCTACGTCTTCTACTCGATGTTCGGGTTCCAGCGCACGGGCGACGCCATCTGGGCGGCGGGCGACATGATGACCCGCGGCTTCATGATCGGCGCGACGGCCGGTCGCACGACGCTGACCGGTGAGGGCCTCCAGCACGCGGACGGCCACTCGCCGATCCTCGCGGCGACCAACCCGGCCGTGGTCAGCTACGACCCGGCGTACGGCTACGAGATCGCGCACATCGTGCAGTCCGGTCTCGACCGCATGTACGGCGGGAAGCACGACGACCCGAACGTCATGTACTACATCGCCGTCTACAACGAGCCGATCGTGCAGCCGAAGGAGCCGGAGGACGTCGACGTCGAGGGCATCGTCCGCGGCATCCACCGGGTCTCGTGGGGCCAGTGGGACGGCCCGAAGGCGCAGATCCTCGCGTCCGGAGTCGCCGTGCCGTGGGCGATCGAGGCGCAGAAGCTCCTCGCCGACGACTGGGGCGTGTCGGCCGACGTATGGTCGGTCACCTCGTGGAACGAGCTGCGGCGCGACGGCATCAAGGCCGAGCACCACAACTTCCTCCACCCCGAGGACGAGGCGCAGGTGCCCTACGTGACGCAGAAGCTCGCCGACGCGAAGGGTCCCTTCGTCGCCGTCTCCGACTTCTCGCACCAGGTCCCCGACCAGCTGCGGCAGTTCATCCCGGGCGACTTCGCGACGCTCGGAGCGGACGACTTCGGCTTCTCGGACACCCGCGCCGCCGCGCGCCGCTACTTCAAGATCGACGGTCCGTCGGTCGTGGTGCGCACGCTGCAGCTCCTGGCCAAGCGCGGCGAGGTCGACCCCTCGCTCGCGGTCCAGGCGATCGAGAAGTACCAGCTCCTCGACGTCAACGCCGGCACCACCGGCAACGCGGGCGGCGAGAGCTGA
- a CDS encoding acyl carrier protein codes for MALSTEEVLAGLAELVNDETGIATDSVELDKSFTDDLDIDSISMMTIVVNAEEKFDVKIPDDEVKNLKTVGDAVTFIVNASA; via the coding sequence ATGGCACTGTCCACCGAAGAAGTCCTCGCCGGCCTGGCCGAACTGGTCAATGACGAGACGGGCATCGCGACCGATTCCGTCGAGCTGGACAAGTCGTTCACCGACGACCTCGACATCGACTCCATCTCGATGATGACCATCGTCGTCAACGCCGAGGAGAAGTTCGACGTCAAGATCCCGGACGACGAGGTCAAGAACCTCAAGACGGTCGGCGACGCGGTCACCTTCATCGTCAACGCCTCCGCGTAG